A genome region from Lucilia cuprina isolate Lc7/37 chromosome 3, ASM2204524v1, whole genome shotgun sequence includes the following:
- the LOC111677168 gene encoding phospholipid-transporting ATPase ABCA3 isoform X2 codes for MENIFAHHWLYGFSYNAQRFAHCVVTLFHFILLDLVALGFIIYLTPTLPAGKPLLLLGFLIVYNMLLIDYAMIFSSLIANGKTSLWFGLTLWIISYAIFSEILNSIHFTIVKPKIILISLVFFNNILSNALIDYFQGEEMEILNLFILQFVILIMYKLILKCGDYYWPGRYIRRSIRSVKSKRLCKKNYVKISTNLYENNMEYGPLNRECLELKNVSSSCVDFNNRSQLKNISMRFFKNEISVILGPHGSGKTSLLSILAGWQTYEGQIFYLGQDISIIKSNYRSCTDVSMPNNCIFDLLTIRETLKYFILIKKTKEDLIQLELELNKWLNTVRYTIKDCDRLVKTLSFGEKRLLSLCCTLVCNTSVVLLDEPTLHMISEDQFRYWDILRQEKENRIIIISTFSVDEAAEIGDRIGILNEGSLIAWGSNYFLRTTFGVGFYLICFIQPMKPIKPITQLLHKYIPNIKIHQHFIDRVIYLMPADRKPIFQRLLIELEKDFNKLGITNIYISGSGLNDVYMSLTLKPAIKQPLPNVKNSLKFLHEKKTKHQTLLAQAVFFKKLCLQAKNSLTIFIIFLACFLIMIFDQMSLACLKVHSIIFSGESVKRDNINLYIEILNVDDISNGLFNYRDLKYSNKLDEQNLEMNYNSLVALNDSKPQLSVWMNEEIFHSAPLALSLAFNYLANNFTFINKPIDLQTDHDLHIILGTIMPLTASVVFVILQEERFSNMLTLQRIAGLNNRMKWLMTFLWDYLVYLLISLLYITIIMTFVIDNSRWQVVTAAFLLFVLSGMASILFVYLMSLFIQEDCKLRAFIKIFLIQIFLGLFPYILYNNILQESFENLFYIFMISPGFSVLHGTTRIFNNNEKLQFSAYFQWQNPGILDSICFISFITLIYLTIFIIVIVQRKKYLQSTPKRVKQMASVCYPYDDERVVKEKVRISNMNIKACRAQAILVDQLENILPKTGQRVNAISFALKKYSCLGIYGSSHSGKSHLIKQLVGEDGYWFGEIYIAGFKCKQQMSKAMQHIGYCPQNKGFNSLLTPRELLNYFLMLSGVKDTKRLDHIRDLSITLQLRYYMNTRIEYLPVNIQRRLNLAVALINHKNILILDEPTKGLAAYDRLLIWNILKYYRSLGNTIIFTTSESLELKELSDAMIAVNNGEMLLFDNSHNMEFQYNAGFYLEIKLLAEGLTLEEVEENLTNDVENLNRFITFFHDQSELLSRNGSVLKYYIPVENVIYSYVFGIIEKNRQRLNIADYTITPFSLHNVLRLLQISRKEKRQHKRSRKSVLKDAKILPRRD; via the exons ATGG aaaatatatttgcacATCATTGGCTTTACGGATTTTCTTATAATGCCCAAAGATTTGCTCATTGTGTTGtaacattatttcattttatactaTTGGACTTGGTGGCATTGGGATTTATAATT tACCTTACTCCCACACTTCCAGCTGGCAAACCTTTACTTTTATTGGGATTTCTAATCGTGTACAATATGTTATTAATAGATTATGCCATGattttttcatcattaattGCAAATGGAAAAACATCACTATGGTTCGGTTTAACCTTATGGATCATTTCATATGCTATATTCTCGGAAATATTAAATTCTATACATTTTACAATAGTTAAACCAAAGATTATACTCATATCTTTAgtatttttcaacaatattcTATCAAATGCTTTAATAGATTATTTTCAAGGAGaagaaatggaaattttaaatttatttattttacaatttgtaaTATTAATCATGTATAAGTTGATATTGAAATGTGGGGATTATTATTGGCCTGGTCGTTATATACGAAGAAGCATTAGAAGTGTAAAAAGTAAAAGATTATGTAAGAAGAATTATGTGAAGATTTCAactaatttatatgaaaataatatggAATATGGTCCCTTAAATAGAGAATGTTTGGAATTAAAGAATGTCTCCAGTTCCTGCGTTGACTTTAACAATAGATctcaattgaaaaatatttccatGAGATTTTTTAAGAATGAAATTTCTGTGATATTGGGTCCTCATGGTAGTGGTAAAACATCGTTATTAAGTATATTGGCAGGATGGCAAACTTACGAAGGTCAGATTTTTTATTTGGGACAAGATATCTCTATTATCAAATCCAACTATAGATCATGTACAGATGTTTCCATGCCCAATAATTGTATATTTGATTTGCTTACAATACGAGAAAcactgaaatattttattttaattaaaaaaacaaaagaggaCCTAATTCAGTTGGAACTGGAATTAAACAAATGGCTTAATACAGTAAGATATACTATAAAAGATTGTGATAGACTtgtaaaaactttaagttttgGAGAGAAACGTCTTTTAAGTTTATGCTGTACGTTAGTGTGTAATACCTCGGTGGTATTATTAGATGAACCCACTTTACATATGATATCGGAGGATCAGTTTCGTTATTGGGATATTTTAagacaagaaaaagaaaatcgcATCATTATTATTAGCACATTTTCCGTGGATGAAGCTGCTGAAATCGGTGATCGTATAGGAATTCTTAATGAGGGTAGTCTAATCGCTTGGGGTTCCAACTACTTTTTGAGAACAACATTTGGTGTGGGATTTTATTTG ATATGTTTCATACAACCTATGAAACCCATTAAACCTATAACTCaacttttacataaatatataccaaatatCAAAATTCATCAACATTTCATTGATCGCGTTATATACCTAATGCCAGCCGATAGAAAACCTATTTTCCAACGTTTACTAATCGAATTGGAAAAAGATTTTAACAAACTAGGCATcactaatatttatataagcGGCAGCGGTCTCAATGATGTCTATATGTCCTTAACTCTAAAACCAGCTATAAAACAACCTCTACCcaatgttaaaaattctttaaaatttttacatgaaaagaaaactaaacacCAAACGCTTTTAGCTCAAgctgtattttttaaaaaattatgccTTCAAGCTAAAAATTctctaacaatttttataattttcctagCCTGTTTTCTCATAATGATTTTCGATCAAATGTCTTTGGCCTGCTTGAAGGTGCATAGTATAATATTTTCGGGTGAAAGTGTAAAAAGAGATaatatcaatttatatatagaaattttaaatgtagaCGATATTTCAAATGGTTTATTTAACTATagagatttaaaatattctaacaAGTTGGATGAACAGAATCTGGAGATGAATTATAATAGTTTAGTGGCATTAAATGATTCAAAACCTCAACTGTCTGTATGGATGAATGAGGAAATTTTTCATTCAGCTCCATTGGCTCTTAGTTTGGCATTTAATTATCTTGCAAA TAACTTTACCTTCATAAATAAACCCATAGATCTGCAAACAGATCACGATCTACACATTATATTGGGTACAATAATGCCTCTAACGGCTTCAGTTGTATTTGTGATTCTTCAAGAAGAACGTTTcagtaatatgttaacattacAAAGAATTGCCGGTCTTAATAATAGAATGAAATGGTTAATGACATTTTTATGGGATTATTTAGtatatttacttatatctttattatatattaccatcataatGACATTTGTAATAGATAATTCAAGATGGCAAGTTGTTACAG ctGCCTTTCTATTGTTTGTTCTGTCGGGTATGGCCtccatattatttgtttatttaatgtcCTTATTTATACAAGAGGATTGTAAATTGAGAgcatttattaaaatctttttgatacaaatatttttgg GATTGTTTCCTTATATTTTGTACAATAATATATTACAAgaatcttttgaaaatttattttatatattcatgATATCGCCGGGATTCAGTGTATTGCATGGCACTactagaatttttaataacaatgaaaaattaCAGTTCT CGGCATATTTCCAATGGCAAAATCCGGGGATATTAGATTctatatgttttatttcttttataaccCTTATATACTTAACGATCTTTATAATAGTTATCGTTCAGCGTAAAAAATATCTACAATCAACTCCTAAAAG agtCAAACAAATGGCCTCCGTTTGTTATCCATACGATGATGAACGTGTGGTTAAAGAAAAAGTTCGTATATCGAATATGAATATAAAAGCTTGTAGGGCCCAGGCTATTTTAGTTGATCAATTGGAAAACATTCTACCCAAAACAGGACAACGTGTCAATGCTATATCATTTGCCTTAAAAAA ATATTCTTGTTTGGGTATTTATGGTTCCAGTCATTCGGGAAAATCCCATTTGATTAAACAACTTGTGGGTGAAGATGGCTATTGGTTTGGTGAAATTTATATAGCCGGCTTTAAGTGTAAACAACAAATGTCAAAAGCTATGCAACATATCGGTTATTGTCCTCAAAATAAAGGTTTTAATTCGTTACTAACACCTCGAGAActattaaactattttcttatGCTAAGTGGTGTAAAAGATACAAAACGTTTGGATCATATACGTGATCTAAGTATAACACTACAACTACGTTATTATATGAATACAAGAATAGAATATTTACCTGTTAATATCCAACGTAGATTAAATCTGGCTGTAGCTTTgattaatcataaaaatatcttaatattGGATGAACCCACTAAAGGTCTGGCCGCTTATGATCGTCTCTTGATAtggaatattttgaaatattatcgTAGTTTGGgtaatacaattattttcacTACCAGTGAATCCTTGGAACTGAAGGAATTGTCAGATGCTATGATTGCTGTAAATAATGGAGAAATGTTGCTATTTGATAATTCTCATAATATGGAGTTTCAATATAATGCAGGTTTTTATCTTGAGATTAAACTATTAGCGGAGGGTTTGACATTGGAGGAGGTGGAGGAAAA TTTAACTAATGATGTGGAAAATTTGAATCGTTTTATAACGTTCTTTCATGATCAATCGGAATTGTT ATCTCGCAACGGCAGTGTACTCAAATACTATATACCAGTTGAAAATGTTATCTATTCATATGTTTTtggaattatagaaaaaaatcgtcAACGTCTAAATATAGCCGACTATACAATAACGCCATTTTCTTTGCATAATGTTTTAAGATTATTACAAATATCACGCAAAGAAAAGAGACAACATAAAAGATCacgaaaaagtgttttaaaagatGCTAAAATTTTACCAAGAAGGGATTAA
- the LOC111677168 gene encoding phospholipid-transporting ATPase ABCA3 isoform X1, with product MFRRGFCLLLKKNLIVELRSYKSTLIEMLLIIAIFIAIILLQRTDNENLKKSFFHTDVTPYDLVEFKKLMGINTAKIPYNLYYTPINNYTQNIFKITAQHLNLSAAIGFNTENEMLDNFTASNTLAAVILHGRNIIIRFPNYFRTRPYKNYYKPQDFWLTRCSGLLDTNNKKHLDYYNREGFLQLLYTLIATQLNVENPYVTKDYEMPKLISMHYNMEPKRSCVNDMNRKTITQKTFFIWSLYYFLYLMPFLNLLWKFSREHEENIFAHHWLYGFSYNAQRFAHCVVTLFHFILLDLVALGFIIYLTPTLPAGKPLLLLGFLIVYNMLLIDYAMIFSSLIANGKTSLWFGLTLWIISYAIFSEILNSIHFTIVKPKIILISLVFFNNILSNALIDYFQGEEMEILNLFILQFVILIMYKLILKCGDYYWPGRYIRRSIRSVKSKRLCKKNYVKISTNLYENNMEYGPLNRECLELKNVSSSCVDFNNRSQLKNISMRFFKNEISVILGPHGSGKTSLLSILAGWQTYEGQIFYLGQDISIIKSNYRSCTDVSMPNNCIFDLLTIRETLKYFILIKKTKEDLIQLELELNKWLNTVRYTIKDCDRLVKTLSFGEKRLLSLCCTLVCNTSVVLLDEPTLHMISEDQFRYWDILRQEKENRIIIISTFSVDEAAEIGDRIGILNEGSLIAWGSNYFLRTTFGVGFYLICFIQPMKPIKPITQLLHKYIPNIKIHQHFIDRVIYLMPADRKPIFQRLLIELEKDFNKLGITNIYISGSGLNDVYMSLTLKPAIKQPLPNVKNSLKFLHEKKTKHQTLLAQAVFFKKLCLQAKNSLTIFIIFLACFLIMIFDQMSLACLKVHSIIFSGESVKRDNINLYIEILNVDDISNGLFNYRDLKYSNKLDEQNLEMNYNSLVALNDSKPQLSVWMNEEIFHSAPLALSLAFNYLANNFTFINKPIDLQTDHDLHIILGTIMPLTASVVFVILQEERFSNMLTLQRIAGLNNRMKWLMTFLWDYLVYLLISLLYITIIMTFVIDNSRWQVVTAAFLLFVLSGMASILFVYLMSLFIQEDCKLRAFIKIFLIQIFLGLFPYILYNNILQESFENLFYIFMISPGFSVLHGTTRIFNNNEKLQFSAYFQWQNPGILDSICFISFITLIYLTIFIIVIVQRKKYLQSTPKRVKQMASVCYPYDDERVVKEKVRISNMNIKACRAQAILVDQLENILPKTGQRVNAISFALKKYSCLGIYGSSHSGKSHLIKQLVGEDGYWFGEIYIAGFKCKQQMSKAMQHIGYCPQNKGFNSLLTPRELLNYFLMLSGVKDTKRLDHIRDLSITLQLRYYMNTRIEYLPVNIQRRLNLAVALINHKNILILDEPTKGLAAYDRLLIWNILKYYRSLGNTIIFTTSESLELKELSDAMIAVNNGEMLLFDNSHNMEFQYNAGFYLEIKLLAEGLTLEEVEENLTNDVENLNRFITFFHDQSELLSRNGSVLKYYIPVENVIYSYVFGIIEKNRQRLNIADYTITPFSLHNVLRLLQISRKEKRQHKRSRKSVLKDAKILPRRD from the exons atgtttagaagAGGTTTCTGTTTACTTCTCAAAAAGAATCTAATAGTGGAACTAAGATCGTATAAAAGTACTTTAATAGAAATGCTGCTAATAATTGCGATATTTATAGCCATAATACTATTGCAAAGGACAGacaatgaaaatttaaagaaaagttttttccaTACAGATGTAACACCATATGATTTAGTTGAATTTAA AAAATTAATGGGTATAAATACTGCTAAAATACCCTACAACTTATATTACACTCCCATCAATAATtacacccaaaatattttcaaaataacggCACAACATTTAAACTTAAGTGCTGCCATAGGATTTAACACGGAAAATGAAATGTTAGACAATTTTACGGCCTCCAATACATTAGCTGCTGTTATTTTGCACGGTCGTAATATAATCATAAGATTTCCCAACTATTTTCGCACTAGACcctataaaaactattataaaccTCAAGATTTTTGGTTAACTAGATGTTCTGGTCTCTTggatacaaataataaaaaacatttagatTATTATAATCGTGAAGGTTTTCTTCAGCTATTATATACTCTTATAGCAACTCAACTTAATGTGGAAAATCCGTATGTGACTAAAGACTATGAAATGCCTAAATTGATTTCTATGCATTACAATATGGAACCTAAAAGATCTTGTGTTAATGATATGAATAGAAAAACTATaacacaaaaaacttttttcatttggtctttatattattttctatatttgatGCCATTTTTGAATTTGTTATGG aaattttcccGGGAAcatgaagaaaatatatttgcacATCATTGGCTTTACGGATTTTCTTATAATGCCCAAAGATTTGCTCATTGTGTTGtaacattatttcattttatactaTTGGACTTGGTGGCATTGGGATTTATAATT tACCTTACTCCCACACTTCCAGCTGGCAAACCTTTACTTTTATTGGGATTTCTAATCGTGTACAATATGTTATTAATAGATTATGCCATGattttttcatcattaattGCAAATGGAAAAACATCACTATGGTTCGGTTTAACCTTATGGATCATTTCATATGCTATATTCTCGGAAATATTAAATTCTATACATTTTACAATAGTTAAACCAAAGATTATACTCATATCTTTAgtatttttcaacaatattcTATCAAATGCTTTAATAGATTATTTTCAAGGAGaagaaatggaaattttaaatttatttattttacaatttgtaaTATTAATCATGTATAAGTTGATATTGAAATGTGGGGATTATTATTGGCCTGGTCGTTATATACGAAGAAGCATTAGAAGTGTAAAAAGTAAAAGATTATGTAAGAAGAATTATGTGAAGATTTCAactaatttatatgaaaataatatggAATATGGTCCCTTAAATAGAGAATGTTTGGAATTAAAGAATGTCTCCAGTTCCTGCGTTGACTTTAACAATAGATctcaattgaaaaatatttccatGAGATTTTTTAAGAATGAAATTTCTGTGATATTGGGTCCTCATGGTAGTGGTAAAACATCGTTATTAAGTATATTGGCAGGATGGCAAACTTACGAAGGTCAGATTTTTTATTTGGGACAAGATATCTCTATTATCAAATCCAACTATAGATCATGTACAGATGTTTCCATGCCCAATAATTGTATATTTGATTTGCTTACAATACGAGAAAcactgaaatattttattttaattaaaaaaacaaaagaggaCCTAATTCAGTTGGAACTGGAATTAAACAAATGGCTTAATACAGTAAGATATACTATAAAAGATTGTGATAGACTtgtaaaaactttaagttttgGAGAGAAACGTCTTTTAAGTTTATGCTGTACGTTAGTGTGTAATACCTCGGTGGTATTATTAGATGAACCCACTTTACATATGATATCGGAGGATCAGTTTCGTTATTGGGATATTTTAagacaagaaaaagaaaatcgcATCATTATTATTAGCACATTTTCCGTGGATGAAGCTGCTGAAATCGGTGATCGTATAGGAATTCTTAATGAGGGTAGTCTAATCGCTTGGGGTTCCAACTACTTTTTGAGAACAACATTTGGTGTGGGATTTTATTTG ATATGTTTCATACAACCTATGAAACCCATTAAACCTATAACTCaacttttacataaatatataccaaatatCAAAATTCATCAACATTTCATTGATCGCGTTATATACCTAATGCCAGCCGATAGAAAACCTATTTTCCAACGTTTACTAATCGAATTGGAAAAAGATTTTAACAAACTAGGCATcactaatatttatataagcGGCAGCGGTCTCAATGATGTCTATATGTCCTTAACTCTAAAACCAGCTATAAAACAACCTCTACCcaatgttaaaaattctttaaaatttttacatgaaaagaaaactaaacacCAAACGCTTTTAGCTCAAgctgtattttttaaaaaattatgccTTCAAGCTAAAAATTctctaacaatttttataattttcctagCCTGTTTTCTCATAATGATTTTCGATCAAATGTCTTTGGCCTGCTTGAAGGTGCATAGTATAATATTTTCGGGTGAAAGTGTAAAAAGAGATaatatcaatttatatatagaaattttaaatgtagaCGATATTTCAAATGGTTTATTTAACTATagagatttaaaatattctaacaAGTTGGATGAACAGAATCTGGAGATGAATTATAATAGTTTAGTGGCATTAAATGATTCAAAACCTCAACTGTCTGTATGGATGAATGAGGAAATTTTTCATTCAGCTCCATTGGCTCTTAGTTTGGCATTTAATTATCTTGCAAA TAACTTTACCTTCATAAATAAACCCATAGATCTGCAAACAGATCACGATCTACACATTATATTGGGTACAATAATGCCTCTAACGGCTTCAGTTGTATTTGTGATTCTTCAAGAAGAACGTTTcagtaatatgttaacattacAAAGAATTGCCGGTCTTAATAATAGAATGAAATGGTTAATGACATTTTTATGGGATTATTTAGtatatttacttatatctttattatatattaccatcataatGACATTTGTAATAGATAATTCAAGATGGCAAGTTGTTACAG ctGCCTTTCTATTGTTTGTTCTGTCGGGTATGGCCtccatattatttgtttatttaatgtcCTTATTTATACAAGAGGATTGTAAATTGAGAgcatttattaaaatctttttgatacaaatatttttgg GATTGTTTCCTTATATTTTGTACAATAATATATTACAAgaatcttttgaaaatttattttatatattcatgATATCGCCGGGATTCAGTGTATTGCATGGCACTactagaatttttaataacaatgaaaaattaCAGTTCT CGGCATATTTCCAATGGCAAAATCCGGGGATATTAGATTctatatgttttatttcttttataaccCTTATATACTTAACGATCTTTATAATAGTTATCGTTCAGCGTAAAAAATATCTACAATCAACTCCTAAAAG agtCAAACAAATGGCCTCCGTTTGTTATCCATACGATGATGAACGTGTGGTTAAAGAAAAAGTTCGTATATCGAATATGAATATAAAAGCTTGTAGGGCCCAGGCTATTTTAGTTGATCAATTGGAAAACATTCTACCCAAAACAGGACAACGTGTCAATGCTATATCATTTGCCTTAAAAAA ATATTCTTGTTTGGGTATTTATGGTTCCAGTCATTCGGGAAAATCCCATTTGATTAAACAACTTGTGGGTGAAGATGGCTATTGGTTTGGTGAAATTTATATAGCCGGCTTTAAGTGTAAACAACAAATGTCAAAAGCTATGCAACATATCGGTTATTGTCCTCAAAATAAAGGTTTTAATTCGTTACTAACACCTCGAGAActattaaactattttcttatGCTAAGTGGTGTAAAAGATACAAAACGTTTGGATCATATACGTGATCTAAGTATAACACTACAACTACGTTATTATATGAATACAAGAATAGAATATTTACCTGTTAATATCCAACGTAGATTAAATCTGGCTGTAGCTTTgattaatcataaaaatatcttaatattGGATGAACCCACTAAAGGTCTGGCCGCTTATGATCGTCTCTTGATAtggaatattttgaaatattatcgTAGTTTGGgtaatacaattattttcacTACCAGTGAATCCTTGGAACTGAAGGAATTGTCAGATGCTATGATTGCTGTAAATAATGGAGAAATGTTGCTATTTGATAATTCTCATAATATGGAGTTTCAATATAATGCAGGTTTTTATCTTGAGATTAAACTATTAGCGGAGGGTTTGACATTGGAGGAGGTGGAGGAAAA TTTAACTAATGATGTGGAAAATTTGAATCGTTTTATAACGTTCTTTCATGATCAATCGGAATTGTT ATCTCGCAACGGCAGTGTACTCAAATACTATATACCAGTTGAAAATGTTATCTATTCATATGTTTTtggaattatagaaaaaaatcgtcAACGTCTAAATATAGCCGACTATACAATAACGCCATTTTCTTTGCATAATGTTTTAAGATTATTACAAATATCACGCAAAGAAAAGAGACAACATAAAAGATCacgaaaaagtgttttaaaagatGCTAAAATTTTACCAAGAAGGGATTAA